The Nitrospira sp. genome contains a region encoding:
- a CDS encoding acyloxyacyl hydrolase produces MSIHPIRAAALSLCVGLAWLSPVSAEEPSPTTDRKQTVGFVVGGMLPVRLMDAQSSKLNGLAVHPSWQIALTDTIGDGWWSGSIALGAELALLGITQPTGAYGVGVTPKIAYTFTSFGRLKPYVEGGGGPLWTNFNGRIPEQGTDFNFLVWGGTGANWELTARWSLNAGVRFSHISNADTGSPNRGLNYILPFIGISTKLF; encoded by the coding sequence ATGTCCATTCATCCCATTCGCGCCGCGGCACTGTCGTTGTGTGTGGGCCTGGCCTGGCTGTCACCGGTTTCAGCGGAAGAACCATCTCCGACGACGGATAGAAAACAGACGGTCGGGTTCGTGGTCGGTGGAATGCTCCCGGTTCGACTGATGGATGCGCAATCGTCGAAGTTGAACGGGTTGGCCGTCCATCCCTCGTGGCAAATCGCGTTGACCGATACGATCGGCGACGGGTGGTGGAGCGGCTCGATTGCGCTTGGGGCCGAGTTGGCGCTGCTGGGGATCACCCAACCGACCGGCGCGTATGGTGTGGGAGTGACGCCCAAGATCGCCTATACGTTCACCTCGTTTGGCCGGCTGAAGCCCTATGTCGAGGGCGGCGGTGGTCCGCTCTGGACGAATTTCAACGGCCGTATTCCCGAACAAGGAACGGATTTCAATTTTCTGGTCTGGGGCGGCACGGGCGCAAACTGGGAGCTGACCGCACGATGGTCGCTCAACGCCGGAGTCCGGTTCAGCCACATTTCCAATGCCGATACGGGTAGCCCGAATCGTGGGCTCAATTACATCCTGCCGTTTATCGGAATCTCCACGAAGCTCTTCTAG
- the topA gene encoding type I DNA topoisomerase → MAKSLIIVESPTKAKTITKYLGRGYTVMASVGHVKDLPTSKLGVDLEHDFEPQYVTIKGKSKVLAEIKKKAEEADKIFLAPDPDREGEAIAWHLEQELLGKSKKKKKDGKIFRVLFNEITESAIKRALQSPGEIDMKLVNAQQARRILDRIVGYQGSQLLWNKVRRGLSMGRVQSVAMRLICEREAEREAFRTEEYWSITALLAGANPPAFEAKLHSMNGAEASIENSEQAGRIVADIQGKTFVVQSIERREKKRNPVAPFITSRLQQEAARKLHFSPKKTMTLAQQLYEGIEIGAEGATGLITYMRTDSPRISNEATADAREVIQSRFGAQYLPATPNVYKTSKAAQEAHEAIRPTSAGRDPESIRQYLDQDQYNLYKLIWNRFIASQMVPAILDVTRIDSTPVETKENYLFRSTGTVVKFPGHTIVYMEGIDKELPSQKPKADQEADDDERQLPALSEGERLRLAEQEGQSALGLTSKQHFTQPPPRYNEALLIKELEEKGIGRPSTYATIISTIQDRKYVEKTEGRFIPTETGRTVNDFLLKGFPAVVDVDFTSHLEAELDEVEEGNKQWVDSVRDFYNPFAADLEKAKTIPGPKDTVEPPTNIPCEKCGRMMEIKWGRNGKFLACPAYKDDPPCKNTQNFEKLPDGTIKIVPKQELTTDQVCDKCGSPMVVKTGRFGKFIACSGYPQCKTTKALALGVKCPQPDCGGDLVQKRTRKGRSFFACSNYPKCEYALWDRPVPKACPTCQAPFLIEKVSKQDGRSVQCRNQDCGYREAG, encoded by the coding sequence ATGGCAAAATCTCTGATCATCGTTGAGTCACCGACGAAAGCGAAAACGATCACAAAGTATCTGGGCCGCGGGTATACCGTGATGGCGTCGGTGGGACACGTCAAGGATCTGCCGACCAGCAAATTGGGTGTCGATCTCGAACACGATTTCGAACCGCAGTACGTCACCATCAAAGGCAAGTCGAAGGTGTTAGCTGAGATCAAGAAGAAGGCTGAAGAGGCAGACAAGATCTTTCTGGCGCCGGATCCTGACCGAGAAGGGGAGGCGATCGCCTGGCACCTCGAACAGGAGCTGTTGGGCAAATCGAAAAAGAAAAAGAAGGACGGAAAGATTTTTCGGGTCCTGTTCAATGAGATTACGGAATCGGCGATCAAGCGGGCGTTGCAGTCGCCGGGCGAAATCGATATGAAGTTGGTCAATGCGCAGCAAGCCCGCCGTATCTTGGATCGTATCGTCGGCTATCAAGGCAGCCAGTTGCTCTGGAATAAAGTCCGGCGCGGACTCAGTATGGGGCGGGTGCAGTCGGTGGCTATGCGGTTGATCTGCGAGCGCGAAGCGGAGCGGGAAGCATTCAGGACCGAAGAGTACTGGTCGATTACCGCGCTGCTCGCCGGGGCCAATCCTCCCGCATTCGAGGCCAAGCTCCACAGCATGAACGGAGCGGAAGCGTCGATCGAGAACAGCGAGCAGGCCGGCCGGATCGTCGCCGATATTCAAGGGAAGACATTCGTCGTCCAATCGATCGAGCGTCGGGAAAAGAAACGCAACCCCGTCGCGCCGTTCATCACGAGCCGCCTGCAGCAGGAAGCGGCGCGGAAACTGCACTTTTCGCCCAAGAAAACGATGACGCTCGCGCAGCAACTGTATGAAGGGATCGAAATCGGCGCAGAAGGGGCGACGGGTCTCATCACCTATATGAGAACCGACTCGCCTCGCATCTCGAATGAAGCGACGGCCGATGCGCGCGAGGTGATTCAGTCTCGATTCGGCGCGCAATATCTTCCCGCGACGCCCAATGTCTATAAGACGTCGAAGGCGGCCCAGGAAGCCCATGAAGCGATCCGGCCGACGTCGGCGGGTCGCGACCCTGAATCGATCCGCCAGTATTTGGATCAGGATCAATACAATCTCTACAAGTTGATCTGGAATCGATTCATCGCCTCGCAGATGGTTCCGGCGATTTTGGACGTGACTCGCATCGATTCAACGCCGGTTGAGACCAAGGAAAATTATCTCTTCCGTTCCACCGGAACCGTCGTGAAGTTCCCCGGGCACACGATCGTCTATATGGAAGGGATCGATAAAGAGTTGCCTTCACAGAAGCCGAAGGCCGATCAGGAGGCGGATGACGACGAGCGCCAGCTGCCGGCTCTGTCCGAAGGAGAGCGGTTGCGGCTTGCCGAGCAGGAAGGGCAGTCGGCCCTGGGGTTGACCTCGAAGCAGCATTTCACGCAGCCGCCGCCCCGATATAACGAAGCCCTCCTGATCAAGGAGCTGGAGGAAAAAGGGATTGGGCGTCCGTCCACCTACGCCACGATCATCTCCACGATCCAAGACCGCAAATATGTCGAAAAGACCGAAGGGCGGTTCATCCCGACGGAAACGGGCCGCACGGTCAACGATTTCCTTTTGAAGGGATTTCCGGCCGTCGTCGATGTCGATTTTACGTCGCATCTGGAAGCAGAGCTCGACGAAGTGGAAGAAGGCAACAAACAATGGGTCGATTCGGTGCGGGATTTTTACAACCCGTTTGCGGCGGATCTGGAGAAGGCCAAGACGATTCCCGGCCCCAAGGATACGGTCGAGCCTCCGACGAACATCCCATGCGAGAAGTGCGGCCGGATGATGGAAATCAAATGGGGACGGAACGGCAAGTTCCTCGCCTGCCCGGCGTACAAAGACGATCCGCCCTGCAAGAATACGCAGAACTTCGAAAAGCTGCCGGACGGCACCATCAAGATCGTGCCCAAGCAGGAGCTGACGACCGATCAGGTCTGCGATAAATGCGGCAGTCCAATGGTCGTCAAGACAGGACGATTCGGCAAGTTCATCGCCTGTTCCGGCTATCCGCAGTGCAAGACCACGAAGGCCCTGGCGTTGGGTGTCAAATGTCCACAGCCCGACTGCGGCGGTGATCTCGTGCAGAAACGAACGCGCAAGGGCCGATCGTTCTTCGCCTGCAGTAACTATCCCAAGTGTGAATATGCTCTCTGGGACCGTCCCGTGCCGAAGGCTTGCCCAACCTGCCAAGCTCCGTTTTTGATAGAAAAAGTCAGCAAGCAAGACGGTCGGAGCGTTCAATGCCGCAATCAGGATTGCGGCTACCGCGAAGCCGGGTGA
- the dprA gene encoding DNA-protecting protein DprA, translating into MDEASLTSWLTLQAVDGVGDRTLLKLVQRFGSPNAVLSASMDDLRSAGCSPELAESVRQGPDSGIRRQIDRQVQIVGRLKIHTITAFDRSYPARLRAISDPPPLLYVTGTWSPRDEVAVAIVGGRGATPSGRIVTEEIAKELAGCGVTIVSGLARGIDASAHRGALAGKGRTIAVLGCGIDRTYPSEHQALRRSIESHGAVISELPIGAAPQSHHFPRRNRIISGLSLGVLVSEAATNSGSLITAKLALEQGREVFAVPGSIKEEACRGSNRLIKEGAKLIEGAQDILDEILPQIDARQRMLLHLDGTTIEAQAPLGTDDTLVYEALSHEACSVDAVIETTGLSAAQVAATLLTLELNGRIRQLPGQHYIRL; encoded by the coding sequence ATGGACGAAGCGTCATTGACCTCGTGGCTCACGCTCCAAGCCGTCGACGGCGTCGGGGATCGTACGCTTCTTAAATTGGTGCAACGGTTTGGATCTCCCAATGCGGTGCTGTCAGCGTCGATGGACGATTTGAGGTCGGCGGGGTGTAGTCCGGAATTGGCCGAATCGGTCCGGCAGGGGCCTGATTCTGGTATCCGGAGGCAGATCGATCGTCAGGTCCAGATCGTCGGACGTCTGAAGATTCATACGATCACGGCCTTTGATCGATCATACCCAGCGCGGCTCAGAGCGATTTCCGATCCCCCGCCGTTGTTGTATGTAACCGGGACGTGGTCGCCGCGGGATGAGGTGGCAGTGGCGATTGTGGGTGGACGAGGGGCCACTCCGTCCGGCAGGATCGTCACGGAAGAGATTGCGAAAGAACTCGCCGGATGTGGCGTGACGATCGTGAGCGGCCTGGCGCGTGGAATCGATGCGTCGGCGCATCGAGGGGCGCTGGCGGGGAAGGGGCGCACGATTGCTGTATTGGGGTGCGGCATCGATCGGACCTATCCCTCGGAGCACCAGGCGCTCAGACGCAGCATCGAATCGCATGGAGCCGTCATTTCTGAGTTGCCGATCGGCGCGGCTCCGCAAAGTCATCACTTCCCGCGAAGAAATCGGATCATCAGCGGACTCTCGCTGGGTGTGCTGGTCAGTGAAGCGGCGACCAACAGCGGTTCGCTCATTACGGCCAAGTTGGCGCTGGAACAAGGCCGAGAGGTCTTCGCCGTGCCTGGTTCCATCAAAGAAGAGGCCTGCCGTGGATCGAATCGCCTCATCAAAGAGGGTGCGAAACTGATCGAAGGAGCTCAGGATATCCTTGATGAGATCCTTCCACAAATCGACGCCCGTCAGCGGATGCTGCTTCATCTGGATGGGACAACGATCGAAGCGCAGGCGCCGCTAGGAACAGATGATACGTTGGTGTATGAGGCGCTCTCCCATGAGGCGTGTTCCGTTGATGCCGTGATCGAAACGACAGGGCTGAGTGCCGCGCAAGTGGCGGCGACGCTGCTGACGCTCGAGTTGAACGGCCGGATTCGCCAACTGCCGGGCCAACACTACATTCGTCTTTAG
- a CDS encoding Rne/Rng family ribonuclease, with translation MGNEIAITVSREETRVAVLDGGVVTDLFGDRAKHKDFVGNIYKGRVAKVLPGMQAAFVDIGLEKAAFMHVSDLLVDAEPGDMLVEDDEDEKDSDMLRPKRQSAKPIEQLLSEGQELMVQISKGPIGTKGSRVTTYVSLPGRYLVFMPNVDHIGVSRRIPRDEERARLKEIMRRVRRQGCGYIVRTVSEGVKEDELKSDVDFLHVLWQDVLTKREQLPAPALLHSDLSLSFRVVRDLFGKKVDRLWIDSREEYEAIRDFVQRFSPEQTSRIHFYDKEEPLFDHLGVEQEIARAMSRKVWLKSGGYLVIDHTEAMTVIDVNTGRFVGKRDQEETILRNNLEAAKEVAYQLKLRGIGGIIIVDFIDMEREKNRDKVYHALVDAMASDKARTRISRISDLGLIEISRERVREDLLRSLSEPCRYCEGRGYTKSPTTVVYEIFREIRRIEPASDQQRIIVGAHPTVAELLQDEERHGVEVLERDCSAKIIITPDSQLHLEQYDLVVL, from the coding sequence ATGGGAAATGAGATTGCGATAACCGTCTCGCGGGAAGAAACCCGCGTGGCCGTGCTCGACGGCGGGGTCGTCACCGATTTGTTCGGAGACCGCGCCAAGCACAAAGATTTTGTCGGAAACATTTATAAGGGAAGAGTCGCCAAGGTGTTGCCGGGAATGCAAGCCGCGTTCGTGGATATCGGCTTGGAAAAAGCCGCGTTCATGCATGTCTCCGATCTCTTGGTTGACGCGGAGCCGGGAGACATGTTGGTCGAGGACGATGAAGACGAAAAAGATTCGGATATGCTGAGGCCGAAGCGCCAGAGCGCGAAGCCCATCGAACAACTGTTGAGTGAGGGCCAAGAGCTGATGGTGCAGATTTCCAAGGGGCCGATCGGCACCAAGGGGTCACGAGTCACCACGTATGTCTCGCTGCCCGGGCGATACCTCGTCTTTATGCCGAACGTCGACCATATCGGCGTGTCGCGGCGCATTCCGCGGGATGAAGAACGGGCGAGGCTGAAAGAAATCATGCGCCGGGTTCGCCGCCAGGGTTGCGGGTACATCGTGCGGACGGTGAGTGAAGGCGTCAAAGAAGACGAACTCAAATCCGACGTCGATTTTTTGCACGTGCTCTGGCAGGACGTGTTGACCAAGCGGGAACAATTGCCCGCTCCCGCGTTGTTGCATTCGGATTTGAGCCTGAGCTTCCGTGTGGTGAGAGACCTGTTCGGCAAGAAAGTGGATCGACTCTGGATCGATTCGCGGGAGGAATACGAAGCCATTCGGGATTTCGTGCAGCGCTTTTCCCCCGAGCAGACCTCACGGATTCATTTTTACGACAAGGAAGAGCCGTTATTCGATCATCTGGGGGTCGAACAGGAAATCGCGCGCGCGATGAGCCGGAAGGTGTGGCTCAAATCGGGCGGCTATCTGGTGATCGATCATACCGAAGCGATGACGGTGATCGACGTCAATACGGGGCGGTTTGTAGGAAAGCGGGATCAGGAAGAGACCATCTTGCGGAACAATCTGGAGGCGGCGAAGGAAGTCGCCTATCAGCTCAAACTGCGCGGCATCGGCGGCATCATCATCGTCGACTTCATCGATATGGAGCGTGAAAAGAATCGGGATAAGGTCTACCACGCGCTGGTGGATGCCATGGCGTCGGATAAGGCGCGGACGAGGATCTCCAGGATCTCGGATCTCGGCTTGATCGAGATTTCCCGCGAGCGTGTCCGGGAGGATCTGTTGCGCTCGCTGTCCGAGCCCTGCCGCTACTGTGAAGGCCGTGGCTATACGAAGTCTCCGACGACCGTGGTGTACGAAATTTTTCGCGAGATCCGACGGATTGAACCCGCGTCCGATCAGCAGCGGATTATCGTGGGGGCCCATCCGACGGTCGCCGAGCTGCTGCAAGACGAAGAGCGCCATGGGGTGGAAGTACTGGAGCGCGATTGTTCGGCAAAAATCATCATCACGCCGGATAGTCAATTGCACCTTGAGCAATACGATCTGGTCGTGCTCTAG
- the rodA gene encoding rod shape-determining protein RodA: MIDRLTENRGLDSFDIRYVALILAILGIGVLSIYSVTQGQPGGIAPFYLKQMMWIGLGAAAFIVMWASDYHHLARFAYPAYAFILLMLLFVLFEGRTSKGAQRWIALGPLSFQPSEFAKLILVLVLAHYYSKAPRVGWLQRVILPGLLVLPGLLLILKQPDLGSGLSFVAVYAAMLLMVGVRSQALGFILLFGIMLFPFAWEGLWGSLHDYQRQRIMAFVDPDYDPGGKGYHALQSKIAIGSGELLGKGLYGGTQSQLKFLPEGHTDFVFAVFAEEWGFLGVLVLLTLFIGLIWLSLEIASKAKDQLGALLAVGIVAMLCFCVVVNIGMTAGMFPIVGIPLPLVSYGGSATIMTMAALGLLLNVKRKRLSLFY, encoded by the coding sequence ATGATCGATCGTCTGACTGAGAATCGCGGCCTCGATAGCTTCGATATCCGCTATGTTGCCTTGATTCTGGCCATTTTGGGAATCGGGGTGCTCTCCATTTATAGTGTGACGCAGGGGCAGCCGGGCGGGATCGCGCCGTTCTATCTTAAGCAGATGATGTGGATCGGTTTGGGCGCGGCGGCGTTCATCGTCATGTGGGCGTCGGACTACCATCACCTCGCGCGGTTTGCCTATCCGGCCTATGCGTTTATTCTCCTGATGCTGCTCTTTGTCCTTTTCGAGGGACGCACGAGCAAAGGGGCGCAGCGATGGATTGCACTGGGCCCGCTCAGTTTTCAGCCGTCCGAGTTCGCCAAGCTCATTCTCGTGTTGGTGCTGGCGCATTATTACTCGAAGGCTCCTCGTGTCGGATGGTTGCAGCGCGTCATCCTGCCGGGGCTCTTGGTGCTGCCCGGCCTTCTGCTCATCTTGAAGCAGCCCGATCTGGGGAGTGGACTGAGCTTTGTTGCGGTCTACGCGGCGATGCTGCTCATGGTCGGGGTTCGCTCGCAAGCCTTGGGTTTCATTCTCTTATTCGGGATCATGCTGTTTCCATTTGCCTGGGAGGGGCTGTGGGGGTCCTTGCATGATTATCAGCGACAGCGCATTATGGCGTTCGTCGACCCGGATTATGACCCGGGTGGAAAGGGCTATCATGCCCTGCAATCGAAAATTGCAATCGGGTCAGGGGAACTCCTGGGCAAGGGACTCTATGGCGGCACCCAAAGTCAGCTGAAGTTTCTGCCCGAAGGCCACACCGATTTTGTGTTCGCCGTATTTGCGGAAGAATGGGGATTTCTCGGGGTGCTGGTGCTCTTGACCTTGTTTATCGGATTGATCTGGTTATCTCTGGAGATCGCCTCCAAGGCGAAGGATCAGCTTGGCGCCTTGCTTGCCGTAGGGATTGTGGCGATGCTGTGCTTCTGCGTCGTGGTCAACATCGGCATGACGGCAGGCATGTTTCCGATCGTCGGCATCCCCTTGCCTCTGGTGAGTTACGGCGGAAGCGCCACGATTATGACCATGGCGGCGTTGGGTTTGCTGTTGAACGTCAAACGAAAGCGGTTAAGCCTATTTTATTGA
- the mrdA gene encoding penicillin-binding protein 2, which produces MASAHYPETEFGDLHRRLFILRVGLLLVVALLGLRLWHLQIREGPYYRDLSENNRTRQVLLEPARGLIYDRHGVLLANNVPSFSLYVTLEDVKDREVLIQQLTDLLGLDPALVRKKLMIRGSKLLPRKIKDRMTLRDATLVESHRLDMPGVMIQVESQRNYPGGVTAAHLLGYVGEISADQLEKPEFVDLHQGSIVGQYGVEKSYDRHMRGVAGQKSVEVDALGHEKKASVVERPQAGNDLYLTIDVRLQKLAEDLLGVEQGAIVALDPTNGDILAMASRPAFDPNLLSRELTAKQWVEIVQDEGRPLNNRASQGQYPPGSTFKIPMAIAALETKTMTPSSTVHCNGGYQFGKRLYHDWKVGGHGYVDLHDALVHSCDVYFYTIGQRMGIDVMAEFGKDFGLGRATGVELPSERSGIMPSTAWKQKAKNESWLPGETISAAIGQGYVTVTPLQMASLVGTVANNGVSYRPRLVQAVMDRTTGNLQELPAVPRGKLNAKPDTFRIIKDALADVVTKGTATRAKSSLVTIGGKTGTAQVAALRTGPEENIPKKYRDHAWFVAFAPVESPKIAVAVLGEHMGHGGAAAAPLAKEVIETYMKLTPQVPVVTSDLSGVAQPGRPSKDS; this is translated from the coding sequence ATGGCGAGCGCGCACTATCCGGAAACAGAATTCGGTGATCTCCATCGCAGACTCTTCATTCTGCGCGTGGGACTCTTGCTGGTGGTGGCGCTGCTCGGCCTCCGACTGTGGCATCTGCAGATTCGAGAGGGGCCGTACTATCGAGACTTGTCGGAAAACAATCGCACCAGACAGGTGCTGTTGGAGCCGGCGCGGGGCCTGATCTACGACCGGCATGGGGTTCTCCTCGCGAATAACGTACCGAGTTTCAGTCTCTATGTCACATTGGAAGACGTGAAGGATCGTGAAGTCTTGATTCAGCAGTTGACCGATCTCCTCGGCCTGGACCCCGCGCTCGTACGAAAAAAACTGATGATCAGAGGCAGCAAACTGCTTCCTCGTAAGATCAAAGACCGGATGACGTTGCGCGATGCCACGCTGGTCGAATCACACCGTCTCGATATGCCCGGCGTCATGATTCAAGTAGAGTCCCAACGCAACTATCCTGGCGGCGTGACGGCGGCCCATCTCTTGGGCTATGTCGGTGAGATTTCGGCGGATCAGCTTGAGAAACCGGAGTTTGTCGATCTCCATCAGGGCAGCATCGTGGGGCAATATGGGGTTGAAAAGTCCTATGATCGGCACATGCGGGGAGTGGCCGGTCAGAAGAGCGTGGAAGTCGACGCGCTCGGCCATGAAAAGAAGGCCTCGGTCGTCGAGAGGCCGCAAGCGGGGAACGACCTTTATCTCACGATCGACGTGCGTCTCCAGAAACTTGCCGAGGATCTGCTGGGCGTGGAACAGGGCGCCATTGTTGCGCTCGACCCGACCAACGGTGATATTTTGGCCATGGCCAGCCGCCCCGCCTTCGATCCGAACCTGCTGTCGCGGGAACTGACGGCGAAACAATGGGTCGAGATTGTGCAGGATGAAGGGCGTCCATTGAACAATCGAGCCTCACAGGGGCAGTACCCTCCCGGTTCCACGTTCAAGATCCCGATGGCCATCGCGGCCCTGGAAACCAAAACCATGACGCCTTCCAGTACCGTGCACTGCAACGGGGGCTATCAGTTCGGAAAGCGGCTTTATCATGACTGGAAAGTCGGTGGACATGGCTATGTCGATCTCCATGACGCCTTGGTCCATTCCTGTGACGTGTACTTTTATACGATCGGTCAACGTATGGGGATCGATGTGATGGCGGAGTTCGGAAAGGACTTCGGGCTCGGACGGGCCACGGGAGTGGAATTGCCGTCGGAACGATCCGGTATCATGCCATCCACCGCTTGGAAGCAAAAGGCCAAGAACGAATCCTGGTTGCCGGGTGAGACCATTTCGGCGGCCATCGGACAGGGCTATGTGACCGTGACGCCATTGCAGATGGCCAGTCTGGTCGGTACGGTCGCCAATAACGGTGTCAGTTATCGTCCCCGGCTCGTGCAGGCAGTCATGGATCGAACGACCGGGAATCTTCAAGAGTTACCGGCCGTTCCACGTGGAAAACTCAACGCCAAGCCGGACACGTTCCGCATCATCAAGGATGCCTTGGCTGACGTCGTCACGAAGGGAACGGCGACGAGGGCGAAGTCCTCTCTGGTGACGATCGGTGGGAAAACAGGGACGGCTCAGGTGGCGGCCCTCCGGACCGGGCCGGAGGAAAACATCCCCAAAAAGTACCGTGACCATGCCTGGTTTGTCGCCTTTGCTCCGGTGGAATCGCCGAAGATCGCCGTGGCTGTGCTGGGCGAACATATGGGACACGGTGGAGCCGCCGCCGCCCCACTGGCCAAGGAAGTCATCGAAACATACATGAAGCTCACCCCGCAGGTTCCCGTTGTCACGTCGGATCTGTCCGGCGTGGCCCAGCCGGGGCGCCCCTCGAAAGACTCATGA
- the mreC gene encoding rod shape-determining protein MreC: MRMVNLRASYNAKRLALALAVILVLGFLLVPGQLQSIFQQMGSPVGWALSWPLQAVAGIHDRIADLWGRFVALQGVEEENRQLRRELDLLKEQNGQLQEASAATERLASLLEFKKQALPTLVAAQVIGRDTGNWYKTIIINKGSSDGLQPDHGVITPAGVVGRIVKTTPSTAVVLLVTDPNNAIAGLIQRTRDEGIVEGTTQGLASLKYIPLLSSARSGDRVVTSGLVGGFPRGLPIGTITKIDKEEEALFQSAELSPEVDPNRVEEVLVIQSSAVSTEGAQIGAPKRKP, translated from the coding sequence ATGCGGATGGTCAATTTACGCGCATCGTATAACGCTAAACGTCTTGCCCTCGCTCTCGCCGTCATTCTCGTGCTCGGCTTCCTTCTTGTACCGGGCCAACTTCAGAGCATCTTTCAGCAGATGGGCAGCCCGGTTGGGTGGGCCCTCAGTTGGCCTCTCCAAGCCGTTGCCGGGATTCATGATCGGATCGCCGACCTCTGGGGCCGGTTTGTGGCGCTCCAGGGGGTCGAAGAAGAAAATAGACAGTTGAGGAGAGAGCTGGATCTACTCAAGGAACAAAATGGGCAGTTGCAAGAGGCCTCGGCGGCGACGGAGCGGCTCGCGTCCTTGCTGGAATTCAAGAAACAAGCGCTTCCCACACTGGTGGCCGCCCAAGTGATCGGTCGCGATACCGGCAATTGGTACAAGACGATCATCATCAATAAAGGGTCGTCCGATGGCCTCCAGCCGGACCATGGCGTGATTACGCCTGCCGGTGTGGTCGGTCGCATCGTCAAGACGACTCCATCCACTGCCGTGGTGTTGCTCGTGACGGATCCCAACAATGCGATTGCCGGATTGATCCAGCGAACGCGAGATGAAGGCATTGTCGAAGGAACCACGCAAGGGTTGGCGAGCCTCAAGTATATTCCATTGTTGTCCAGCGCCCGATCAGGCGATCGTGTGGTCACGTCAGGATTGGTCGGGGGATTCCCCCGTGGCCTGCCGATCGGGACGATCACGAAGATCGACAAGGAAGAGGAAGCGTTGTTCCAATCTGCGGAGCTGTCTCCGGAGGTCGATCCGAATCGTGTCGAGGAAGTGCTGGTGATTCAGTCTTCCGCAGTTTCGACGGAGGGAGCGCAAATCGGCGCTCCGAAACGGAAGCCATGA
- a CDS encoding rod shape-determining protein: protein MFGWFSDDLAIDLGTATTLVYVHGKGIVLNEPSVVAVEKKSEKVLAVGTDAKKMLGRTPGNIVAVRPMKEGVIADFEMAEQMLKHFIRKAHNRSAFVRPRIIIGVPSRITQVEQRAVRDSAELAGAREVYLIEEPVAAAIGSGLPITEPSGNMVVDVGGGTTDIAVISLGGIVYSESVKVAGDRMDEAIMNYIKKKYNLLIGEHMAERIKFEIGSAYPFEERKTMMIKGRDLISGIPRTLVIDDAEVREALQEPIGTIVNAIKIALENTPPELAGDIIDRGIVLTGGGSLLKGMDTRFREETNLPIITVDDPLTSVVLGVGKILDELDLLRKVSVMSQANNLR from the coding sequence GTGTTCGGTTGGTTCTCCGACGACCTAGCGATTGACTTAGGCACGGCGACGACCCTCGTCTATGTCCACGGGAAGGGGATCGTCCTCAACGAACCCTCCGTCGTCGCAGTTGAAAAGAAAAGCGAAAAAGTGCTGGCCGTCGGAACGGACGCCAAAAAAATGCTTGGACGCACGCCCGGGAATATCGTGGCGGTTCGGCCGATGAAGGAAGGCGTGATCGCCGACTTCGAGATGGCCGAACAAATGCTGAAGCATTTCATCCGGAAGGCTCACAATCGCAGCGCGTTTGTTCGACCACGGATCATCATCGGTGTCCCCTCCCGTATCACGCAGGTAGAGCAACGGGCCGTGCGCGACTCCGCCGAATTGGCCGGGGCGCGGGAGGTCTATCTGATCGAAGAGCCTGTCGCCGCGGCCATCGGATCGGGATTGCCGATCACGGAGCCGTCCGGCAACATGGTGGTCGATGTGGGAGGCGGCACGACGGACATCGCCGTCATCTCGCTGGGCGGGATCGTGTACAGCGAATCCGTCAAGGTCGCCGGCGATCGCATGGACGAAGCGATCATGAATTACATCAAGAAAAAGTACAACTTGCTCATCGGGGAGCATATGGCGGAGCGGATTAAATTCGAGATTGGGTCCGCCTATCCCTTCGAGGAGCGGAAGACCATGATGATCAAAGGCCGAGATTTGATTTCAGGTATCCCGCGGACATTGGTCATCGACGACGCCGAGGTCCGCGAAGCGCTGCAAGAGCCGATTGGAACGATCGTGAATGCCATCAAGATCGCGTTGGAAAACACACCGCCCGAACTGGCCGGGGACATTATCGATCGCGGAATCGTGTTGACCGGCGGCGGCTCCCTTCTCAAGGGCATGGACACACGATTCCGTGAAGAAACGAACTTGCCGATCATTACGGTGGACGATCCGCTGACCTCCGTGGTGTTGGGGGTGGGCAAGATTTTGGATGAGCTGGATCTGCTCCGGAAGGTATCGGTCATGTCCCAAGCGAATAATCTCCGGTAA